A single Camelus bactrianus isolate YW-2024 breed Bactrian camel chromosome 1, ASM4877302v1, whole genome shotgun sequence DNA region contains:
- the CHMP2B gene encoding charged multivesicular body protein 2b, whose product MASLFKKKTVDDVIKEQNRELRGTQRAIIRDRAALEKQEKQLELEIKKMAKIGNKEACRVLAKQLVHLRKQKTRTFAVSSKVTSMSTQTKVMNSQMKMAGAMSTTAKTMQAVNKKMDPQKTLQTMQNFQKENMKMEMTEEMINDTLDDIFDGSDDEEESQDIVNQVLDEIGIEISGKMAKAPSAARSLPSASTSKATISDEEIERQLKALGVD is encoded by the exons ATGGCGTCCCTCTTCAAGAAGAAAACCGTGGATG ATGTAATAAAGGAACAGAATCGAGAGTTGCGAGGTACACAGAGAGCTATAATCAGAGATCGGGCAGCtttagagaaacaagaaaaacagcTG gaattagaaattaagaaaatggcCAAAATTGGTAATAAAGAAGCTTGCAGGGTTTTAGCCAAACAGCTTGTACATCTacggaaacagaaaacaagaactTTTGCTGTAAGTTCAAAAGTCACTTCTATGTCCACACAAACAAAAGTGATGAATTCCCAGATGAAGATGGCGGGTGCAATGTCTACTACAGCAAAA ACAATGCAGGCAGTTAACAAGAAGATGGATCCACAAAAGACATTACAAACAATGCAGAATTTCCAgaaggaaaacatgaaaatggaaatgactGAAGAAATGA TCAATGACACCCTTGATGACATCTTTGATGGTTCTGATGATGAAGAAGAAAGCCAAGATATTGTGAATCAAGTTCTTGATGAAATTGGAATTGAAATCTCTGGAAAg ATGGCCAAAGCTCCATCAGCTGCCCGAAGCTTACCATCAGCCTCTACTTCAAAGGCTACAATCTCCGATGAAGAGATTGAACGGCAACTCAAAGCTTTAGGAGTAGATTAA